One segment of Solanum stenotomum isolate F172 chromosome 1, ASM1918654v1, whole genome shotgun sequence DNA contains the following:
- the LOC125845722 gene encoding uncharacterized protein LOC125845722 has protein sequence MPDEALTPPSNVSFAHVSSQVQKDKSVYPDIEELKQHMKEYVDSKFEYLVNLIKANHSEMMNSRNREDDKQPKVLCCISDLGGKSTPCIVEVSGKEGNDGHQTSTCKFDQQPTSPIQMDFDVEDQTEDTLKNHQEMKEVSELQSSNANVHHTVETSKHKKDSTTSGTISSETREVMHTLIADLGRLPIHVKPVSVANPRELTNNQSLLLDSQLPTDIPITEIVVRSDTNTPLARIRMPSKICKSPYLTSFGSSEKGKEVMEDVIHPNFPFEGCEITNRAPSYLIDEFIEWVTTGLLKTHAKK, from the exons ATGCCGGATGAAGCACTTACCCCACCTTCTAATGTATCTTTTGCCCATGTCTCTTCACAAGTCCAAAAAGATAAGTCTGTATATCCCGATATTGAAGAACTGAAACAACATATGAAGGAATAC gTTGACAGTAAATTTGAGTATCTTGTGAATTTGATAAAGGCAAACCACTCTGAGATGATGAATTCTAGGAATAGGGAGGACGACAAACAACCAAAGGTATTGTGTTGTATATCT GATTTGGGCGGCAAGTCTACGCCGTGCATTGTTGAAGTTTCCGGTAAAGAAGGCAATGATGGACATCAAACAAGTACCTGCAAGTTTGATCAACAACCAACCTCACCGATACAGATG GATTTTGATGTTGAAGATCag ACTGAAGATACATTGAAGAATCATCAAGAAATGAAGGAAGTTTCAGAACTTCAATCATCAAATGCAAATGTTCATCATACTGTAGAAACATCTAAGCATAAGAAG GATTCTACAACATCTGGTACAATATCATCTGAAACTCGAGAAGTCATGCATACACTTATTGCTGATCTAGGAAGATTGCCTATTCATGTTAAACCAGTTAGTGTGGCAAATCCACGGGAGTTAACCAACAACCAAAGTTTGCTTTTGGACAGTCAATTACCTACTGATATTCCAATCACAGAGATTGTTGTCCGAAGCGATACAAATACTCCTCTTGCACGTATCAGGATGCCTTCAAAAATCTGTAAATCTCCTTATTTGACTTCATTTGGGTcaagtgaaaaaggaaaagaggtcATGGAGGATGTAATTCATCCAAATTTTCCATTTGAAGGTTGTGAGATCACAAATCGAGCCCCGTCATATTTGATTGATGAGTTTATTGAGTGGGTTACTACAGGTCTTCTCAAAACACATGCGAAAAAGTAA